A region of Drosophila suzukii chromosome 2L, CBGP_Dsuzu_IsoJpt1.0, whole genome shotgun sequence DNA encodes the following proteins:
- the Bacc gene encoding bacchus, which translates to MSAATEQQNNGDVAVEKVAAEEVSSVKDDLKAKAGAEDKAAAADAAGDAADNGTSKDGEDAADAAAAAAPAKESVKGTKRPAEAKSAESKKAKKAAAAADGDSDEEEALDEIIEGDSEIESDEYDIPYDGEEDDIECDDDDDDNDDGSGSDDQA; encoded by the exons atgtcGGCTGCTACGGAACAACAGAACAACGGCGATGTGGCCGTGGAGAAGGTGGCGGCGGAGGAGGTCTCCTCCGTGAAGGACGATCTCAAGGCGAAGGCGGGCGCCGAGGATAAGGCGGCCGCTGCCGATGCCGCCGGCGATGCGGCCGATAACGGTACGTCAAAGGACGGCGAGGATGCCGCCGAtgctgccgccgccgctgcccCCGCAAAGGAATCCGTGAAAGGCACCAAAAGGCCAGCAGAA GCCAAATCCGCAGAATCAAAGAAGGCCAAGAaagccgccgccgccgccgatGGCGATTCCGATGAGGAAGAGGCTCTGGACGAGATCATCGAGGGCGACAGTGAAATCGAGAGCGACGAGTACGACATCCCCTACGATGGTGAGGAGGACGACATTGAATGTGATG acgatgatgatgataatgatgaCGGTTCCGGCTCGGACGATCAGGCGTAA
- the Cwc25 gene encoding pre-mRNA-splicing factor CWC25 homolog, with product MGGGDLNLKKSWHPHTMKNQERVWKAEEQAKMEERKLEDLRKEINEERDREELRRLGERSGVLGNSGGAAGEAKLEWMYKNSTELINREEYLLGRKIDKSFETLQAEEHRQEQNTVGLKQSINHVEHDCVPFSIRTYRNLQSTEQVDMQRKTLEDPLMLIKQREMESRRKLLENPVKLKEIHRILKTEQDLKASKEKKAKKSKKSKKSKKKKNKRRSSDESDSGSSDSDDDLDRKLARQVSKLKGDHSNGELKLDKLLDAKYRTISKQLDLATKKKSKKSKRKSSDSSDESSDDDQKPRRQRSREPESRRRDKRSPEDSKQRERRRSISPRDRTKRQSRSPEQRHRRRSPDVRKERRRSRSPQERKERRRSRSPEERKQRQRTRSPEDRKERRRRPDSKETYKQRDKRRSRSPEERSRSKRSRSRSSKKEERRRSPERPPQRRERERSPAPNRPAGKPKLSESDREARLREMMDNATWREADRTQVVRKHREAYAREEAQNRERDFDKEFINKEVKKAIANHNSIGDRIRANLNNIQRTASSMDSNFARK from the exons ATGGGTGGTGGAGATCTA AACCTAAAGAAATCATGGCATCCGCACACGATGAAAAATCAGGAGCGCGTTTGGAAGGCGGAGGAGCAGGCAAAGATGGAGGAGCGCAAGCTGGAAGATCTCCGCAAGGAGATCAACGAGGAGAGGGACAGGGAGGAGCTGAGGCGGCTAGGCGAAAGATCCGGAGTGCTGGGCAATAGTGGTGGAGCAGCCGGCGAAGCCAAGCTGGAATGGATGTACAAAA ACAGCACGGAACTGATCAATCGCGAGGAGTACCTTCTGGGTCGCAAGATCGACAAATCCTTTGAGACCCTGCAGGCCGAGGAGCACCGCCAGGAGCAGAACACAGTCGGACTCAAGCAGTCCATCAATCATGTGGAGCACGACTGCGTGCCCTTCTCCATCCGGACATACCGCAACCTGCAGTCTACCGAACAGGTGGACATGCAGCGCAAGACCCTCGAGGATCCTCTCATGCTCATCAAGCAGCGCGAAATGGAATCCCGCCGAAAACTTCTCGAGAACCCCGTCAAACTAAAGGAAATCCACCGCATCCTAAAGACCGAACAGGATCTTAAGGCCTCCAAAGAGAAGAAGGCCAAGAAGAGCAAAAAGTCCAAGAAGtccaaaaagaagaaaaataaaaggcGATCCAGTGATGAGAGTGACAGTGGGAGCAGCGATAGCGACGATGACTTGGACAGAAAACTGGCCCGCCAGGTCAGCAAACTCAAGGGGGACCACAGCAATGGTGAACTCAAGTTGGATAAACTGCTGGACGCCAAATATCGCACTATATCCAAGCAACTAGACTTGGCCACCAAGAAAAAGAGCAAGAAATCTAAGAGGAAAAGCAGCGACAGCAGTGATGAAAGTAGTGACGACGATCAAAAGCCTAGGCGGCAAAGATCTAGGGAACCTGAGTCCAGGAGAAGGGATAAGAGGAGTCCAGAAGATTCTAAGCAGCGGGAGAGGCGCAGAAGCATAAGCCCTCGAGATAGGACAAAGCGACAGAGCAGAAGTCCAGAGCAAAGGCACAGGCGCAGGAGTCCAGACGTGAGAAAGGAAAGGCGAAGGAGCAGGAGTCCCCAGGAGAGAAAAGAAAGGCGAAGGAGCAGAAGTCCCGAAGAGAGAAAGCAGAGACAGAGGACCAGAAGCCCAGAGGACAGAAAAGAAAGACGCCGACGCCCAGACAGCAAGGAAACCTACAAGCAGAGAGACAAACGTAGAAGTAGAAGCCCAGAGGAGCGTTCTAGATCCAAGCGCAGCCGGAGCCGAAGTTCCAAAAAAGAAGAACGACGAAGGAGTCCTGAGAGACCACCTCAACGAAGGGAAAGGGAGCGCAGTCCAGCTCCCAATCGTCCCgccggcaagccgaagcttagcGAATCCGATCGAGAAGCTCGCCTGCGCGAGATGATGGACAATGCCACTTGGAGGGAAGCGGATCGCACTCAGGTGGTACGCAAGCACCGAGAAGCATACGCCCGCGAAGAGGCCCAAAACCGTGAACGAGACTTCGACAAGGAGTTCATCAACAAGGAGGTCAAGAAGGCCATAGCCAACCACAACTCCATAGGCGATCGCATCCGTGCCAATCTTAACAATATCCAGCGCACCGCCTCCTCCATGGACAGCAACTTTGCCCGCAAGTAA
- the aph-1 gene encoding gamma-secretase subunit Aph-1, translating into MTLPEFFGCTFIAFGPPFALFVFTIANDPVRIIILIAAAFFWLLSLLISSLWYAIIPLKDFIAFGVVFSVFFQEGFRYIIYRILRSTEQGLHAVAEDTRVTDNKHILAYVSGLGFGIISGMFALVNVLADMSGPGTMGLKSGTELFFVTSAAQALSIILLHTFWSVIFFNAFDTNNYLHIAYVVGSHLFVSLITLLNANELYTATLLINYIVTIFTGVLAFRVAGGTARSFRKFITCQ; encoded by the exons ATGACGTTGCCCGAGTTCTTTGGCTGCACCTTCATCGCCTTCGGACCGCCCTTCGCCTTGTTCGTCTTCACCATCGCCAATGACCCGGTGCGGATCATAATCCTCATAGCGGCGGCCTTCTTCTGGCTGCTGTCGCTGCTAATATCGTCCTTGTGGTACGCCATCATTCCGCTGAAGGACTTCATCGCCTTCGGCGTGGTCTTCTCGGTGTTCTTCCAAGAGGGCTTCCGGTACATTATCTACAGGATCCTGCGCAGCACGGAGCAAGGATTGCACGCCGTGGCGGAGGATACGAGAGTGACGGACAACAAGCACATCTTGGCCTATGTCTCCGGCCTGGGATTCGGGATTATATCCGGAATGTTTGCGCTGGTCAATGTGCTGGCTGATATG AGTGGCCCTGGAACCATGGGCTTGAAAAGCGGAACGGAGCTTTTTTTCGTCACCTCGGCTGCCCAGGCTCTGTCCATCATCCTGCTGCACACCTTCTGGAGCGTAATATTCTTCAACGCCTTCGACACGAACAACTACCTCCACATAGCCTATGTGGTGGGCAGCCACCTGTTTGTCTCCCTGATTACCCTGCTCAATGCCAACGAGCTTTATACCGCCACTCTGCTGATCAACTACATAGTCACCATATTCACGGGCGTCCTGGCCTTCCGAGTGGCTGGGGGAACAGCGCGCAGCTTCAGAAAATTCATAACATGCCAATGA
- the Snx21 gene encoding sorting nexin-20 yields the protein MPIHAVMAKRLLPHQLSYEGDAPGPDELDSPAIEAAALDIPAPESDKALQKGVWERPTTSEEYKPPTDGSTVLRFDILLAHIMPPDGEDVKIKRFVVYELTVRQDGAAEDTQPAKIERRYTDFRELYLGLKRLHPVEMANKYFPAKVLMGNFKSELIGERSAAFEAFLTYVASQTKLRDSEDFLRFLQHDELTRACQFLDERRHEMAIPILENCFRLLNKIYMNRSRPVLLILCRLVAACTSSPVPHHAAERWALLALSRFETLCDIDLLPLYIPLLHTCAHLWWQRGQDQKPITDRLTDMSKQGINTANTENLMQAIHKIDPRTETI from the exons ATGCCCA TTCACGCCGTGATGGCCAAGCGCCTGCTGCCCCACCAACTGTCCTACGAGGGGGATGCACCTGGTCCGGATGAGCTGGACAGCCCAGCCATCGAGGCGGCGGCCCTCGACATTCCCGCACCCGAATCTGATAAGGCGCTTCAAAAGG GTGTCTGGGAGCGACCCACAACGAGTGAAGAGTATAAGCCGCCCACCGACGGGAGCACGGTGCTCCGATTCGACATCCTGCTGGCCCACATTATGCCTCCCGATGGCGAGGATGTGAAGATCAAACGCTTTGTGGTGTACGAGCTCACTGTGCGGCAGGATGGCGCCGCGGAGGACACTCAGCCGGCCAAAATCGAACGTCGCTACACCGATTTTCGGGAGCTTTATCTGGGCCTAAAGCGGCTACATCCCGTGGAGATGGCCAACAAGTACTTTCCAGCGAAGGTGCTGATGGGTAACTTCAAGTCTGAGCTAATTGGTGAAAGGAGCGCTGCCTTCGAGGCTTTCCTTACATATGTGGCGAGTCAGACGAAGCTCCGTGACTCGGAGGACTTTCTGCGCTTCCTGCAGCACGATGAACTGACTAGGGCGTGCCAGTTTTTGGATGAGCGGCGCCACGAGATGGCCATACCCATTCTGGAGAACTGTTTCCGTTTGCTGAACAAGATATACATGAATCGATCCCGACCTGTGCTCTTGATACTCTGCCGCCTGGTGGCGGCCTGCACTTCCTCGCCAGTGCCTCATCACGCAGCCGAGAGGTGGGCTCTATTGGCACTGAGTCGCTTTGAGACGTTGTGCGACATTGATCTGCTGCCTCTGTACATTCCCCTGCTCCACACCTGTGCCCACCTATG GTGGCAGCGTGGCCAGgaccaaaagcccataaccgaTCGACTGACTGACATGTCCAAGCAGGGCATCAACACTGCGAACACCGAGAACCTCATGCAGGCTATTCACAAGATCGATCCACGCACAGAAACCATTTGA
- the Taf10b gene encoding transcription initiation factor TFIID subunit 10b — translation MVGSNFGIIYHNSAGSGNQGNHGQSSGAVGAGGDRERNTPASHLSDFMSQLEDYTPLIPDAVTSHYLNMGGFQSDDKRIVRLISLAAQKYMSDIIDDALQHSKARTHMQTTNTPGGSKAKDRKFTLTMEDLQPALADYGINVRKMDYSQ, via the coding sequence ATGGTGGGCTCCAATTTTGGCATAATTTACCACAATTCCGCTGGTAGCGGCAATCAGGGCAACCATGGACAATCCTCCGGAGCTGTCGGCGCAGGAGGAGATCGGGAGAGGAACACACCGGCCTCGCATCTTAGCGACTTCATGTCGCAGCTGGAGGATTACACTCCGTTGATTCCGGATGCGGTGACCTCGCACTATCTTAACATGGGCGGATTCCAGTCGGATGACAAGCGCATCGTTCGGCTGATCAGCCTCGCCGCCCAGAAGTACATGTCCGACATCATCGACGACGCACTGCAGCACTCCAAGGCACGAACCCATATGCAGACCACCAATACACCAGGGGGCTCCAAGGCCAAGGATCGCAAGTTCACCCTGACCATGGAGGATCTGCAGCCGGCTTTGGCCGACTACGGCATTAACGTCAGGAAAATGGACTATAGTCAGTAG
- the Tnpo-SR gene encoding transportin-3, which yields MDTYSVDVVYQAISALFQGNNPKEQEKANKWLQDFQKSIYSWTIADELLHQKRDLHANYFAAQTMRNKIQNSFSELPPHTHESLRDSLITHIGQIDEQTDNVIVTQLSLAVADLALLMASWQEPINDLLVTLAPHPAAIWPLLEVLKVLPEEIDSRYLRLGANRREEVHKQLDASAECVLKFLCMCLQREDLDQQRVWNAALRTYSAWLVIHAFPVSHVYNNALTQLAFRLLSLPETTGKLHDNATECVCALLSCMNTRQEAASDPESSVEAQIFGAVCMLETPYHLSVAHEDTDKTINYCRIFTSLCDAFFYDLLADPQKPHYCLKGLDLVLLCVGHFDYEVAEITFHLWYKLSEDLFQRNEDKLTALFRPHIERLISALFRHSQMESDHDGLIEENNNFFDFRRKVSDLIKDVAFIVGSGACFKQMFHILQAPETTWESTEAALFIMQNVAKNILPDENEVIPKVVEAILNMSEQTHIAVRYTAILLIGELCDWIENHPESLEAVLNFLLYALQQKNGLAPAAAMALTSICSACRQKMVCHISGLVEIARSLDSFQINNDVAIGLLKGISLILTRLPREQLQPALREIVGFQLQPLAQLVDSSGTSVQKGERTDPVYWIDRACAIIRHTSPDVPDTVEHPTVAILNDAWPLISRVMDKYQSDLRIMERTCRLIRYGIRMVRKQAMLLVEPLIKQMVVLYAVQHHSCFLYVGSILVDEFAKSSECIGGLLEMLQAFIEPTFGLLQMENGLKNNPDTVDDFFRLASRYLDCCPQQLLQSSLITPIFQCALIACSLDHREANSSVMKFFINLLVWGRTNNHSRNVECRPLVVELANQHGGALVMNLIQASVFQLHSYMLVDVAEVMHELKQVVGNERMQPFLAQALEALPKKNSGGYVTATQQQLDEFSNTVLRADTTKAISQALKTFTRLFR from the exons ATGGATACGTACTCGGTGGACGTGGTGTACCAAGCAATTAGCGCCCTCTTCCAGGGCAACAATCCCAAGGAACAGGAGAAGGCCAACAAATGGCTACAGGACTTCCAGAAGTCG ATCTATTCGTGGACGATTGCGGACGAGCTGCTGCACCAAAAGCGAGATCTGCACGCCAACTACTTTGCCGCCCAGACGATGCGGAATAAGATCCAGAACTCCTTCAGCGAACTGCCCCCGCACACGCACGAATCCCTGCGGGATTCCCTGATTACGCACATAGGCCAGATtgacgaacagacggacaatGTGATTGTGACGCAGCTCAGTCTGGCGGtggccgatttggcccttctAATGGCCAGCTGGCAAGAGCCGATCAACGATCTCCTGGTGACCCTGGCCCCACATCCCGCCGCCATTTGGCCCCTGCTGGAGGTGCTTAAGGTGCTGCCTGAGGAAATAGACTCGCGGTATCTGCGATTGGGCGCCAATCGGCGGGAGGAGGTGCACAAGCAGCTGGACGCCAGCGCGGAGTGCGTCCTAAAGTTCCTGTGCATGTGCCTGCAGCGGGAGGATCTCGACCAGCAGCGCGTGTGGAATGCGGCGCTGCGCACCTACAGTGCCTGGCTGGTGATCCACGCCTTCCCCGTCTCGCATGTGTATAATAACGCCCTCACCCAGCTGGCTTTCCGATTGCTCTCGCTGCCGGAGACCACGGGCAAGCTGCACGACAATGCCACCGAGTGCGTTTGTGCTTTGCTCTCCTGCATGAACACGCGCCAGGAAGCCGCCAGCGATCCGGAGTCCTCCGTCGAGGCACAGATCTTCGGAGCCGTGTGCATGCTGGAGACACCCTATCACTTAAGTGTGGCGCACGAGGACACCGATAAGACGATCAACTACTGCAGGATTTTCACCTCCCTATGTGACGCCTTCTTCTACGACTTGCTGGCCGATCCCCAGAAGCCACACTACTGCCTAAAGGGATTGGATCTGGTCCTGTTGTGTGTCGGTCACTTTGACTACGAGGTGGCCGAGATCACCTTCCACCTGTGGTACAAGCTCAGCGAGGATCTCTTCCAGCGCAACGAGGACAAGCTGACGGCGCTCTTCCGTCCGCACATCGAGCGGCTGATAAGCGCCCTGTTTCGGCACTCGCAAATGGAAAGCGACCACGACGGACTCATTGAGGAAAACAACAATTTCTTT GACTTTCGACGCAAGGTCTCTGATCTGATAAAAGACGTGGCCTTTATAGTGGGATCTGGAGCATGCTTCAAGCAAATGTTCCACATCCTGCAAGCACCAGAAACTACATGGGAATCTACAGAAGCGGCGCTATTTATTATGCAAAATGTGGCCAAAAATATACTGCC AGATGAAAACGAGGTGATCCCCAAGGTCGTGGAAGCGATTCTGAATATGTCGGAGCAAACTCACATAGCAGTTCGATACACTGCGATCCTGCTAATTGGCGAGCTCTGCGATTGGATTGAGAACCATCCGGAATCCTTGGAGGCGGTGCTCAACTTTCTGCTGTACGCCCTGCAGCAGAAGAATGGCTTGGCTCCAGCTGCGGCCATGGCATTGACCTCCATTTGCTCCGCCTGCCGCCAAAAGATGGTGTGTCACATCAGCGGTCTGGTGGAGATCGCCCGCAGCCTGGACAGCTTTCAGATTAACAACGATGTGGCCATAGGCTTGCTGAAGGGCATTTCCCTTATACTGACCCGCCTGCCGCGGGAGCAACTTCAGCCTGCCCTGCGGGAAATCGTTGGCTTCCAGCTGCAACCGCTGGCCCAGCTGGTGGACAGtagtggaaccagtgttcagaAGGGAGAACGCACCGATCCCGTTTATTGGATAGACAGAGCATGCGCCATTATCCGGCACACGAGTCCCGACGTTCCCGATACAGTGGAGCACCCCACGGTGGCCATTCTGAACGACGCCTGGCCGCTGATCTCGAGGGTAATGGATAAGTACCAAAGCGACCTGCGTATCATGGAGCGCACCTGTCGACTGATCCGTTACGGCATCCGGATGGTGAGAAAGCAGGCGATGCTGCTGGTGGAACCGCTGATCAAGCAAATGGTGGTGCTATATGCAGTGCAGCACCACAGTTGTTTCCTCTATGTGGGCTCCATACTGGTGGACGAGTTTGCCAAGTCAAGCGAATGTATCGGCGGACTGCTGGAGATGTTGCAGGCATTTATCGAACCCACCTTTGGCCTGCTACAGATGGAGAACGGCCTTAAAAATAACCCCGATACCGTGGACGACTTCTTCCGTTTGGCCTCGCGCTACTTGGACTGCTGTCCCCAACAACTGCTCCAGAGCAGCCTCATCACGCCGATCTTCCAGTGTGCTTTAATAGCCTGCTCGTTGGACCACCGCGAGGCCAACTCCTCGGTGATGAAGTTCTTTATTAACCTGTTGGTCTGGGGCAGGACGAATAACCACAGTAGAAATGTCGAGTGTCGACCCTTGGTGGTGGAGCTGGCCAATCAGCATGGCGGAGCTTTGGTGATGAACCTGATCCAGGCTTCGGTCTTCCAACTGCACTCCTACATGCTGGTTGATGTGGCCGAGGTGATGCACGAACTGAAGCAGGTGGTGGGCAATGAAAGAATGCAACCGTTTTTGGCCCAGGCTCTAGAGGCACTGCCAAAAAAGAACAGCGGTGGCTATGTGACGGCCACCCAGCAGCAGTTGGACGAATTTAGCAACACAGTGCTGAG AGCGGACACCACGAAAGCAATTTCGCAAGCTTTGAAAACCTTTACGCGACTCTTCCGCTAA
- the Pgk gene encoding phosphoglycerate kinase, translating to MAFNKLSIENLDMNGKRVLMRVDFNVPIKEGKITSNQRIVAALDSVKLALSKKAKSVVLMSHLGRPDGNKNIKYTLAPVAAELKTLLGQDVTFLSDCVGSEVEAACKDPAPGSVILLENVRFYVEEEGKGLDASGGKVKADPAKVKEFRASLAKLGDVYVNDAFGTAHRAHSSMMGDGFEQRAAGLLLNKELKYFSQALDKPPNPFLAILGGAKVADKIQLIENLLDKVNEMIIGGGMAFTFLKVLNNMKIGGSLFDEEGSKIVLNLVEKAKKNNVQLHLPVDFVCGDKFAENATVSEATVEGGIPDGHMGLDVGPKTRELFAAPIARSKLIVWNGPPGVFEFPNFANGTKSIMDGVVAATKNGTVSIIGGGDTASCCAKWNTEALVSHVSTGGGASLELLEGKTLPGVAALSNA from the exons ATGGCCTTCAACAAACTGAGCATCGAGAACCTAGACATGAATGGCAAGCGGGTGCTGATGCG AGTGGACTTCAATGTGCCCATCAAGGAGGGCAAGATCACCAGCAACCAGAGGATTGTGGCTGCCCTGGATAGTGTCAAGTTGGCCCTGTCCAAGAAGGCCAAGTCGGTGGTGCTCATGTCCCATTTGGGTCGTCCCGATGGCAACAAGAACATCAAGTACACTTTGGCACCCGTGGCCGCTGAGCTGAAGACCCTGCTCGGACAGGATGTgaccttcttgagcgactgcGTCGGCAGCGAGGTGGAGGCCGCCTGCAAGGATCCCGCCCCAGGATCCGTCATCCTGCTGGAGAACGTCCGTTTCTACGTGGAGGAGGAGGGCAAGGGACTGGATGCCAGCGGCGGTAAGGTGAAGGCCGATCCCGCCAAGGTCAAGGAGTTCCGTGCCAGCCTGGCCAAACTGGGTGATGTCTATGTGAACGATGCCTTTGGCACTGCCCATCGCGCCCACAGTTCCATGATGGGCGATGGCTTCGAGCAGCGTGCCGCTGGTCTGCTGCTCAACAAGGAGCTGAAGTACTTCTCGCAGGCTCTGGACAAGCCACCAAACCCCTTCCTGGCCATTCTTGGTGGCGCCAAGGTCGCCGACAAGATCCAGCTTATCGAGAACCTTCTGGACAAGGTCAACGAGATGATCATCGGCGGCGGCATGGCCTTCACCTTCCTGAAGGTCCTCAACAACATGAAGATCGGTGGCTCCCTGTTCGATGAGGAGGGCTCCAAGATCGTGCTGAATCTGGTGGAGAAGGCCAAGAAGAACAACGTTCAGCTGCATTTGCCAGTGGACTTTGTCTGCGGCGACAAGTTCGCCGAGAACGCCACCGTGAGCGAGGCCACCGTGGAGGGCGGAATTCCCGATGGACACATGGGTCTGGATGTGGGTCCCAAGACCCGTGAGCTCTTCGCGGCGCCCATTGCCCGCTCCAAGCTGATCGTGTGGAACGG ACCACCCGGCGTGTTCGAGTTCCCCAACTTCGCCAACGGCACCAAGTCCATCATGGACGGCGTGGTGGCCGCCACCAAGAACGGAACCGTCTCCATCATCGGCGGCGGCGACACTGCCTCTTGCTGCGCCAAGTGGAACACGGAGGCACTCGTCTCGCACGTCTCCACTGGCGGCGGCGCTTCGCTAGAGCTCCTGGAGGGCAAGACACTGCCGGGCGTGGCTGCTCTAAGCAACGCCTAA
- the HemK2 gene encoding LOW QUALITY PROTEIN: methyltransferase N6AMT1 (The sequence of the model RefSeq protein was modified relative to this genomic sequence to represent the inferred CDS: substituted 1 base at 1 genomic stop codon) has translation MDSDSTVTSLEENTENFCSNPTRDILAEGITNLFKPTIERLDERVASTIQLQAELRGQLDALAAQLRDIEKAQSQIPEFADKVKELLNVKHKVTVISNVLGTSQERTNISXILSVMETPYTDHLSLEDFEQVYEPAEDSFLLLDALEKDLPYLEQLQPHLCVELGSGSGVIITALAKQLAGCSLCLATDINPKACDATRRTAARNGARLDSIRCNLADALRPKTVDVLLFNPPYVVTSDEELQTQQFDCHSESSTERNLVFSWAGGQNGRRITDILLKQLDDILSPRGVLYLLLLRENKPEEIIKYLEGLQFRAVNFMERRIPGEHLYILKVTRSTSSP, from the exons ATGGATTCGGACAGCACCGTCACATCCTTGGAGGAGAACACGGAGAACTTTTGCTCGAATCCCACGCGCGACATCCTCGCCGAGGGCATCACCAATCTCTTCAAGCCGACCATCGAGCGGCTGGACGAGCGCGTGGCCTCCACCATCCAATTGCAGGCGGAGCTGCGTGGCCAACTGGACGCACTGGCCGCCCAGCTGCGGGACATCGAGAAGGCCCAGAGTCAGATACCCGAGTTCGCGGACAAGGTGAAGGAGCTGCTGAACGTGAAGCACAAGGTGACGGTGATCAGCAACGTTCTGGGCACCAGCCAGGAGCG CACCAACATATCCTAGATACTGTCCGTCATGGAGACGCCCTACACCGACCACTTGAGCCTGGAGGACTTCGAACAGGTCTATGAGCCAGCGGAGGATTCGTTCCTGCTGCTGGATGCTCTGGAAAAGGATCTGCCGTACCTGGAGCAGCTGCAGCCGCATCTTTGCGTGGAACTGGGCTCAGGTTCGGGCGTGATTATCACGGCTCTGGCAAAGCAACTGGCTGGATGCTCCCTTTGCCTAGCCACAGACATCAATCCCAAAGCCTGTGATGCCACCCGAAGAACTGCTGCCCGAAATGGTGCTCGTTTGGATAGTATTCGTTGCAATCTAGCTGATGCACTGCGTCCAAAGACAGTGGATGTGCTCCTCTTCAATCCACCCTATGTGGTGACCAGCGACGAGGAGCTGCAGACGCAACAGTTCGATTGCCACAGCGAATCCTCAACGGAACGCAATCTGGTCTTCTCCTGGGCCGGCGGACAGAATGGGCGACGCATAACAGACATTCTACTAAAGCAACTGGATGACATACTTTCGCCTCGGGGCGTTCTTTACCTACTCCTTTTGCGGGAGAACAAGCCCGAGGAGATTATCAAATACCTAGAGGGCCTCCAGTTCCGGGCTGTTAATTTCATGGAGCGACGCATTCCTGGCGAGCATCTGTACATACTGAAGGTCACCAGGTCCACCTCATCACCATGA